The genomic DNA CCAGGAGGGCGGGCTCTCGCAGGGCTCGAAGGTGGGCAGGACGCTGCTCGAGCTCCGCCGCACGGTCGAGGACCTCGACCCGAGCCAGGCGACCGGGCCGCGCAAGTTCCTCGGCATGATCCCCTTCGGTGACAAGGTCGCCGACTACTTCCGCAAGTACCAGGGCGCGCAGAGCCACCTCGACGCCATCCTGCACAGCCTGCGCAACGGTCAGGACGAGCTCACCCGCGACAACGTGGCGCTCAACCTCGAGAAGCAGAACCTCTGGACCGTCATGGGCCGGCTGAACGCCTACATCTACGTCGCCGAGCAGCTCGACGGGCGGCTGGAGGAGAAGATCGCCGAGCTCGAGGGCGTCGACCCCGAGCGGGCCAAGGCGCTCAGCCAGGACGTGCTCTTCTACGTCCGCCAGAAGCACCAGGACCTGCTCACCCAGCTCGCGGTCTCGATCCAGAACTACCTCGCGATCGACGTGATCATCAAGAACAACATCGAGCTGATCAAGGGCGTCGACCGTGCGTCGACGACGACGGTCTCGGCCCTGCGCACCGCGGTGATCGTGGCCCAGGCGCTCAACAACCAGAAGCTGGTGCTCGACCAGATCACGGCGCTCAACTCGACGACGTCGGACATCATCCAGCGCACCTCCGAGCTGCTCCGCGACAACTCCGCCTCGATCCAGAAGCAGGCGGCCTCGGCGACGGTGGGGCTGCCGCAGCTGCAGGCGGCGTTCGCGAACATCTACCAGACCATGGACTCGATCGACGCGTTCAAGGCCGAGGCGCTGACCTCCATGCAGGCCACGATCGGCGTGCTCGAGTCCGAGGTCACCAAGTCGCGCACCTACCTCGAGCGCGTGCAGCGCGGCGACGCCGACCTGGCCTCCGGCGCCCTCGAGCTCGGCCCCGATGCCTGAGCGGACAAGGGCACCGGAGGGTTCGATGGGCCTCAGCAGCTGGTGGGCGCGCCTGACCGGCTCGGCCCGCGGACCCGTCGCGGACGAGAGCGTCGTGCTCGACACGGTGCCGACCGAGGCCGACCTGCTGGCGGCCCTCGAAGCGAGCGAGGCGGCGGTCGCCGGCGGCCAGGTCCCGGCTCCCGTGGCCTCGCGGGTCCGCCGCATCACCCGGACGGTGCGTGAGACGCTCCCCCGCGTCCGCAACCTCGGCCTGGGCAGCGCGGAGGCGTACGCGCTCACCGCCACGGCGACCACCTACCTGCCCGAGGCCCTGGAGGCGTACACGCGGCTGCCTCGGCAGTGGGCCGACTCGCGACCGGTGGACGGCGGCCGCACGTCGCTCATGCTCCTCATCGACACCCTCGACCTGCTGGCCAGCTCGATGGAGACGATCTTCGACGCCGCCGTCCGCGTCGACGCGAACGCGCTCGTGGTGCAGGGGCGCTTCCTCCAGGAGAAGTTCGGCCGCTCCAGCGTGGAGCTGCCGTGAGCGGCGGCTCCCAGGGCCCGGACGCCGCCGGCCTGCGGGCGGCGATGGAGTCCGCGCTGGCCCGCATCGCCGCGCTCCGCGAGGCCTCCGACGAGATCCGCACGCCGTCCCCGGCCGGGCTGAACCCGCTCGACGGGCTGTTCGGGGACGCGGCGGGCCCGGTCAGGTTCCCCGGCATCGGAGCGGGTGCAGGTTCGCTGCCCGACGCACCCTCACCGCCGGCCACCCCGGCCACCCCGGCCACGACCCCTGAGCCTGTCGAAGGGCAGCAGCAGGAACCCGAGCCGCCGGCGCAGCCGACGAAGACCGTCGCCGAGCTCCTGGCCGAGCTCGACGCGCTCACAGGCCTGGCCGAGGTCAAGGGCGAGATCCACCGTCAGGTCGCGGTGCTCCGCGTGGAGAAGATGCGGACCGAGGCCGGGCTGCGGTCGGCGACGATCACCCGCCACCTCGTGTTCGTCGGCAACCCGGGCACGGGCAAGACCACCGTCGCGCGCCTCGTCGGCGGGATCTACGCCGCGATGGGGCTGCTCAGCCGGGGCCAGCTGGTCGAGGTCGACCGGTCCGAGCTGGTCGCGGGCTACCTCGGCCAGACCGCGCTCAAGACGGCCGAGGTGGTGGCGTCGGCCGCCGGTGGCGTGCTGTTCATCGACGAGGCGTACAGCCTGTCGGGCGACCAGTACGGGCGCGAGGCCGTCGACACCCTGGTCAAGGAGATGGAGGACCGCCGCGACGACCTCGTGGTGATCGTCGCCGGCTACCCCGACCCGATGGCCGAGTTCGTCGCGCAGAACCCCGGGCTGGCGAGCCGGTTCCGCACGGTCCTCGACTTCGCCGACTACTCCGACGACGAGCTGGTCGAGATCCTCGCCTCGATGGCCGCCGCCTCCGACTACGACCTCCTCGAGGGCACGACCGAGCGCTTCCGGGCGCTGCTCGCCGACGAGCCGCGCGGGCCGACGTTCGGCAACGCGCGCCACGCCCGCAACGTGCTCGAGGCGGCCATCGGGCACCAGGCCTGGCGGCTGCGCGACGTCGACGAACCCACCCTCGCCCAGCTGCGCGAGATCACTCCGGACGACCTCTCGGTGGGTGATGCTGGTCCCCCGCCCACCGACGTCCCGAGCGAGGAGCCAGCCGGGTGAGCCAGACCTCCGCGACCGCACCGCCGCTGGTCGCGCCCCGACCGGCACCGGCCGCCGCCCCGGCCCCGGCACCTCCCGTGGCGCTCGGCGCGGTGCCCCCGGAGGTCGCCGCGCCGACGTCGGGCACACCCCAGCGGCTGCGCCGGCTCCGGGCGGTCGTCGTCACCAGCGGGGTCGCCCTGGCCGTGCTCGGGACGCTCGCCATGGCCCTGCTCACCCTCACGCTCCGTCAGGCCGCCGCCGACGTCGAGCAGCTCGTGCGCGTGCAGACCATCGAGACCGACCTCCTGGTCGCCGACGCCAACGCCACCAACACCTTCCTCGTCGGCGGGCTCGAGTCGCCGGAGCGGCGGGCCGCGTACGACGCCGCGCTCGCCGACGTCGCCGACCTCGTCGCCCGCTCGGCCCAGGCGCAGCCCGCCGACGCCGCGGCGCTGTCGGCCCTCAACGCGCAGGTGCTCGACTACGCCGGGCTGGTCGAGGCGGCGCGGGCCAACAACCGCCAGGGCCTGCCGGTCGGGGCGCAGTACCTGCGCGAGGCCAGCAACGGGCTGCGCGCCGACGCCCTGCCCGTGGCCGACGCGCTCGTCGAGGCGAACATCTCCCGGGCGAACGCCTCGCTCACCACCGGCTGGGGCTGGGTCCTGCCGGTGCTGGCGCTCGGGGCGACCGTCGCCTTCGTCGTCGTGCAGGTGCGCGTCGCGCGGCAGTTCCGTCGACGGGTCAACCCCGGGCTGCTCACCGGCTCGCTCGTGCTGCTCCTGCTGACCGTGGTCTCCTTCTCGGCCCTCGCCGTGCTCGCCGCCCAGGTCGCCTCGGCGCGGAGCGACTTCGACGACGTGCGCGACGTCGGGACCGCCCGGGTGCAGGCCAACCTGGCCAAGTCCTCGGAGAGCCTCACGCTGGTCGCCCGCGGCTCCGGCCAGGCGTACGAGGACTCCTGGCAGTCGTCGAGCGAGGTGGTCCTCGACCGCCTCGGCGGCATCCGCGACGCCTCGTCCTTCACCACGCGGTGGCGCGACTACGCCGACGTGCACGCCCAGGTCCGCGACCTCGACGACGGCGGCCGCTGGGACGAGGCCGTCGCGCTGGCGACCGGCTCCGACGCGGGCACCTCGAACGCCGCCTTCGCCCCCTTCGACGCCTCCGTCGCCTCCTACGCCACCAGCACCGGCGAGGTGGCGGTCGCCGGACTGCGCGACCGCGTCCCCGGCCTGGTCCTCGGGTGCGTGCTGACCCTGCTGGCCGGCTTCGGGGCCGCCTGGGCCGGCAGCCGCGGCATCGCGGCCCGGCTGCGGGAGTACCGGTGAGCGCGCCCCGCCGCACCGGCCTGCGGCGCGGTCTGGGGGCCACCGCGACGCTGGCGGTGATGTCGCTCCTGGGCGCCTGCGCCGTCCTCGGCACCGACGAGACGCCGGTGCCGGCCCCGGCGGCGAGCGCCAGCCCGACGGCCGCCGCCCCCGGGACCCCGGCGACCTGCGACGACGCGACCACCTCGTACGACCCGTCGACGTCCGACCTGCGCGCCGGCTCGACGGTCGCGCGCATCAAGAAGCGCGGCCGGCTGGTCGCGGGGGTGTCCGCCGACAGCTACCTGCTCGGCGCGCGCGACCCGCTGAGCGGGCGCATCCAGGGCTTCGACATCGACTTCGTCCGGGCGATGGCGGAGGAGGTCCTCGGCGACGCCGACCGCTACCAGCTCGTGGTGATCACCGCCGCGCAGCGCATCCCGGCCCTGGAGTCGGGCCAGGTCGACCTCGTCGCGCGGAACATGACCATGACCTGCGACCGCTGGGAGCAGATCGCCTTCTCCTCGGAATACTACCGCGCCGGGCAGAAGGTCCTCGTCCGGCTGGGCTCGAGGGCGACCTCGCTCGCCGACCTCGCCGGGCAGCGGGTCTGCGCCCCGAACGGCACCTCGAGCATGGACAACCTCGTGCGCCTGGAGCCGGACGCGATCGCGGTCGGCTCCGACAGCCACACCGGCTGCCTCGTGCTCTTCCAGCAGGGCCAGGTCGACGCGATCACCGGCGACGACACCGTGCTCGCCGGCCTGGCCGCGCAGGACCCGTACGCGGTCGTGCCGGAGCAGGAGGCCTTCACCGCCGAGCCGTACGGGCTGGGCATGAACGCCGACGCGGTCGACCTCGTCCGCGTCGTGAACGCCCGGCTGGCCGAGATGCGGGCCGACGGGGAGTGGACGAAGATCTACGACCGGTGGTTCTCCGGCCCGCTCGGGCCCGCGCCGCAGCCGCCGAAGGCCGTCTACGGACGGCGCCCGTGAGGCCGGCGTCCGGGGCTCCGTCCGTCCCCGTCCCGGCGGGTCCGCCGGCGCCGCCGGCACCCGGTCGGCTGGGCGAGCCGCTCGCTCCGGAGGAGGCGCTGGCCTACCTCCAGGCGCTGGGCGGCTGGCTGGCCCGGCGGCGGGCCGAGCTCGACGCGCTCGACCGCGAGGTCCTCGCCTCCCGCGACCCGGCCCGCCTGACCGGGGACGTGACGCTGGCGATGACGCTCTGGCAGGCGGTCGCCGACCGTGAGGCGCAGCTGCGCGTGCTCTGGGACTCGGGCCGGGTGGGCCGCGACGAGCGCGAGCGGATGGCCGCGCTGGTCTGGGGCAGGCGGAGCGCGGGCCCGACGTCGGCGTCGGGCAGCCCCCTCGCGCTCTCGGTGCCCGAGGCGTGCCGGCTGCTCGACGCCGTGGTCGGCGAGCTGCGCGAGCGGCTCGGGCTCGACCCGTCGGGCGCCCAGACCAACGCCCGGGTGGCGGCGCTCCGCGCCCAGCTCGAGCGGCTGCGCGACCAGGCCGCCCTCGAGCCGGTCGGTTCGGCCCGTCGACGGGCCGACGAGCAGGTCCACGCGCTCGCCCACCGGGTGGCCGACGCGGCGGCCAAGGCCGAGCGCGGCGGTGACGTCGGCGGGGTCCTCGGGCCCCTCGAGATCGAGGCCGCGACGCTCGAGCGCGACCTGATCGTGGGTGGCGCCCGCCGGCGCGAGGCCGGTGCCCTCGTGGCCCGGGTGCGGGCCGAGCGCGACCGGCTCGAGCAGCGCGAGACCGCCCTTCGTGCGCTCGCCGAACGCTGCGTCGCGACCGTCGCCGAGGCACCGCGCTACGCCGTCCCCGACGTCGACGCGCTCGGTCCCCTGCCGAACACCGCGCCGGCGCTCGCCGCGTACGAGGACCGGCTCGGCCTCGTCGCGCGGGCGCTCGACTTCGCCGAGGAGGCCTACGCCCGGGCGCTGCGCGAGCACGACCACCGCGTGGCCCGGCTGGACGCGCTCCACGTGCGCGCGGAGGCGACCGGGCACGCCGGGCAGCCCGACGTGGCCCGGGCGTACGCCATGGCCCGCGAGGCGCTGGACGCCCGGCCGTCCCGGGCGGCCCTCGCCGAGCAGCTCGTCACGCTCTACGCCACCTACCTGGAGACCGCCCGATGAGCGTCACCACCGTCGGCCCGCCCTGCGCGCAGCCCGGCTGCAGCGGCACCGTCGTCGACGGCTGGTGCGACGTCTGCGGCAGCCCCGCGCCGGCCGCGGCGTCCCCGTCCGCGTTCGCATCGACCGCGGTCGGACCGACCGGGCGCTGCGCCCAGCCGGGCTGCGGCGGCACGGTCGTCGACGGCTGGTGCGACGTCTGCGGCTCCCCCGCGGCCGCCCCGCCGGGCCAGCCCGCCGCGCAGGCGAGCGCCGAGGAGGAGGTCGCCGCCGCCCAGGCGGCCCAGGAGTCCGGAGCGGTCTCGACCCGGACGCGCGGCTCCAGCCGGCTCGGCTCCACCGCGCTCGGCTCGTCCCGGCTCGCCGGCGCGTCCCGCGCGACGCGCCGCGCGGGCAGCGGCTCGCAGCGGCTGCGCGCCGTCCGGCTCGGCGCCGGGCTGACGAGGGTGCCGCCGGCCCCGGTCGTGGACGCCGCGCACGCCGTCCTGACCGACGCGTCGGTGCCGGAGTCCAAGCGCTTCTGCGCCCGCTGCGGCAAGCCCGTCGGCCGCGCCCGCCACGACCAGCCCGGACGGCCGGAGGGCTTCTGCTCCAGCTGCGGTGCGCCGTACTCGTTCACCCCCAAGCTGCGGGCCGGCGACCTCGTCGGCGGCCAGTACGAGGTGGCGGGCTGCCTCGCGCACGGCGGGCTCGGCTGGATCTACCTGGCCCGCGACAAGAACGTCTCCGACCGCTGGGTCGTGCTCAAGGGCCTGCTCAACTCCGGGGACCCCGACGCGCTGGCCGCGGCGATCGCCGAGCGGCAGTTCCTCGCGGCCGTCGAGCACCCGCTCATCGTCGAGATCTACAACTTCGTCACCCACGACGGCGCGGGCTACATCGTCATGGAGTACGTCGGCGGCGTCTCGCTCAAGCAGATCCTCAAGGAGCGGATGCGGGCCCACGGCGGCACGTTCGACCCGCTGCCCGTCGACCAGGCGCTCGCGTACGTGCTCGAGGTCCTGCCCGCCTTCACCTACCTCCACGACCTCGGCCTGCTCTACTGCGACTTCAAGCCCGACAACCTCATCCAGGTCGGCGACGCGGTCAAGCTGATCGACCTCGGCGGGGTGCGCCGGGCCGACGACGAGGACTCCGCCATCTACGGCACGGTCGGCTACCAGGCGCCCGAGGTGGCCCGCGTCGGCCCGAGCGTGGCGAGCGACATCTACACGATCGGTCGCACGCTCACCGTGCTGATGACCGAGTTCCGCGGCTACCAGACGACGTACGTCGACTCGCTGCCGCCGGCGGACACGACGCCGGTCTTCGCCGCCCACGACTCGCTGCACCGCCTGCTGCTCAAGGCGTGCGCGCCCGACCCCGCCGACCGCTTCTCGTCCGCCGACGAGCTGCGCGTCCAGCTGCTCGGCGTGCTGCGCGAGGTCGTCGCCGCGAAGGTGGCGGGGACCGCCGTGACGTCGGCGGCCTCGGTGCTCTTCGAGGCTCCGGCCATCACCGGCGGGCTGCTCGAGGCCACCGACCTGCCCGCCCTGCGCGTCGACACGACCGACCCGCAGCACGCCTGGCTGAGCTTGGTGAGCGCTGACGACCCCGCGGAGCGGCTCGCCGCCCTGCAGGCCGCCCCGGCGCTGAGCCCCGAGGTGCTGCTCGCGCAGGCCCGGGCCGCGCTGGAGCTGGGCCGGCCCGACCTGGTCGCCCAGGCCGTCGACACGATGCTGCGGGTCGACCCCTGGGAGTGGCGCGCGGTCTGGGTGAGCGGGCTGTCGGCGCTCGCCCAGGGCGACCTGCCCGCCGCTCAGGCCGCCTTCAACGCCGTCTACGGCCAGGTGCCCGGCGAGCTCGCCCCCAAGCTGGCGCTCGCGCTGGCCTGCGAGCGCGGCGGCGAGCCGGCCGTGGCCGAGGGGCTCTACACGACCTGCGCGAGCACGGACGCCAACTACGTCGCGGCCGGGGCCTTCGGCCTCGCCCGGCTGCGCTCGGCCCGTGGCGACGTCGCGGGGGCGGTGGCCGCGCTCGACCTGGTGCCGTCCACGAGCCGCGCGTTCTCCGACTCCCGCCGGCTGCGCGCCGTCGCGCTCGCCGGACCCGGTGCCGACCTGCCGCAGCTCTCGCAGGCCCTCGGCAGCCTCGAGGGCGTACGCCTCGACACGACGGAGCGGGGCCTGCTCATCGCGGGGATCCTCGAGCGCGCGTTGTCGCGGGTGGTGTCGGTCCCGGGCAGCGCCCCGGGGGCCGGGGCACCGGGTGGACCGGCGGCGGGCACGCTCACCGTCGGCCGCTACGCTGCCACCCCCGACACGCTGCGTGACGGGCTGGAGGCGACCTACCGCGAGCTGGCCCGCAACGAGGCCGACGACGCCCGGAGCCACGCGTGGGTCGACCGGGCCAACGCCGTACGAAGGTGGACCCTGCGATGACCGATGCTCCGCCCCTCGCCACGGCCACCGTGCGCAGCTGCCCCGGCTGCGGGGCGCCGGTGGAGCCCGAGCAGGCCTTCTGCGAGTCGTGCGGCTCGCCGCTGCTGGGCGACGGAGCCGGTGCGCTCCCTGCCGTCGGCACCGGGAGCGGCGTGACCGCGGTCGCCCAGGAGACGCCCGTCGAGCTCACCCGTCCCACGACCGCCGCCGGCCCTGAGGGGCCGGACGACCATGTCGCGGGCCCGGACGACCTCGTGCCCGCCTCGCGCTGCCTGTCCTGCGGCGGCGAGGTCGGCGAGGACAGCTACTGCACGGTCTGCGGGACCAAGGCCCCGATCCCCCGCGACCACTACGTCGAGCAGCCCGCGACCTGGGTCGCCGCCGTCTGCGACCGCGGCGTCAAGCACCACCGCAACGAGGACGCGACCGCGGTCGCCGCCGACCCCGACCCCGGCTCCCGCGCGGTGCTCGTCGTCTGCGACGGCGTCTCCAGCGCCCCCGACTCCGACGTCGCGGCGCTCGCCGCCGCCCGGCGGGCCCGCGACGTGCTCACCGAGGCGCGTCCCGTCGGCCTCCCCAACCCAGCCAGCCGCGCCGGTCTGATCGCCGACGCCTTCGAGGACGCGGTCGCCCAGGCCGACCAGGCCGTGCTCGCGACCACGCCGGTCGAGGGCCCGAGCGCCGCGGCGTGCACCTTCGCCGGGGCGGTCGTGGAGGGCGACCTCGTCGTCTTCGGCAACGTCGGCGACAGCCGCGTCTACTGGCTGCCGGACCCCGGCGGTTCCGGGCCAGGCTCGGAGCCGGCGGAGCTGAGCCTGGACGACTCGATGGCCCAGGCCCGCATCGCCATGGGCGTCGACCGCGAGACCGCGGAGAACGGGCCGCAGGCCCACGCGATCACGAAGTGGCTCGGCCGCGACAGCCCCGACGTCGTGCCGCGCACGGGCTCGGTCGTCCTCGGCCACCCCGGCTGGCTGCTGGTCTGCTCCGACGGGCTGTGGAACTACTGCTCGGAGGCCGGCCGCCTGGGTGAGCTGGTGGGTTCGCTGTCCACCGACGTCACCTCCCCGCTCGAGCTGGCCGAGGCGCTCGTGCGCTGGGCCAACGAGCAGGGCGGGCGCGACAACGTCTCGGTGGCGCTGGCCCGCCACTGAGCGCGGCGGTCGCCGGGCAGGATGGCGCCGTGACCGCCTACTGGATCAGCACGTACACCGAGATCTTCGACCAGGACAAGGTCGACGCGTACGCGCGCATCGCCAGGCCCGCGCTCGAGGAGATGGGCGGCACCTACGTGGCCCGCGGGATGCCCGAGCAGACCTACGAGGCCGGCCAGACGACCCGCACCGTGGTGATCGTCTTCGACTCCGTCGACGCCGCCCGGGCCGCGCACGACAGCGCCGGCTACCAGGAGGCGCTGAAGGCCCTCGACGGGGGCGCCACGCGGGACATGAGGATCATCCCGGCGCTCTGAGGCGCCGTGCCCCAGGACCGCCTGCCGTGCCCCTGCTGCGGGCACCGGACCTTGACCGCGCTGGACGAATACGAGCTGTGCCCTGTCTGCTTCTGGGAGGACGACCCGCGCCAGTCGAGCGACCCCTACCTCGTCAACGGCGCCAACGGGAAGTCCCTCGCCGAGAGCCGGCGGACGTACGCCAGGATCGGCGCGATGGACGAGATCTTCCTGGCGAAGGTCCGTCCAGTCCGTTCGCCGGAGGCCGGCGACGAGGCTGCGAGCTCTCAGGGTCGCCTCGTCCGTGACGAGC from Microlunatus sagamiharensis includes the following:
- a CDS encoding protein phosphatase 2C domain-containing protein; this encodes MTDAPPLATATVRSCPGCGAPVEPEQAFCESCGSPLLGDGAGALPAVGTGSGVTAVAQETPVELTRPTTAAGPEGPDDHVAGPDDLVPASRCLSCGGEVGEDSYCTVCGTKAPIPRDHYVEQPATWVAAVCDRGVKHHRNEDATAVAADPDPGSRAVLVVCDGVSSAPDSDVAALAAARRARDVLTEARPVGLPNPASRAGLIADAFEDAVAQADQAVLATTPVEGPSAAACTFAGAVVEGDLVVFGNVGDSRVYWLPDPGGSGPGSEPAELSLDDSMAQARIAMGVDRETAENGPQAHAITKWLGRDSPDVVPRTGSVVLGHPGWLLVCSDGLWNYCSEAGRLGELVGSLSTDVTSPLELAEALVRWANEQGGRDNVSVALARH
- a CDS encoding toxic anion resistance protein; translation: MTEPGGQGAAAPAPLAPPTGATGSLTLTAPEPVSPVVETQAPAMAPQVDARQLPALDDRVEGYLTALLKNQTRSPEFARQADNVRTMGDADIRKAAETSNRLLQTPVKALQEGGLSQGSKVGRTLLELRRTVEDLDPSQATGPRKFLGMIPFGDKVADYFRKYQGAQSHLDAILHSLRNGQDELTRDNVALNLEKQNLWTVMGRLNAYIYVAEQLDGRLEEKIAELEGVDPERAKALSQDVLFYVRQKHQDLLTQLAVSIQNYLAIDVIIKNNIELIKGVDRASTTTVSALRTAVIVAQALNNQKLVLDQITALNSTTSDIIQRTSELLRDNSASIQKQAASATVGLPQLQAAFANIYQTMDSIDAFKAEALTSMQATIGVLESEVTKSRTYLERVQRGDADLASGALELGPDA
- a CDS encoding DUF1330 domain-containing protein, whose protein sequence is MTAYWISTYTEIFDQDKVDAYARIARPALEEMGGTYVARGMPEQTYEAGQTTRTVVIVFDSVDAARAAHDSAGYQEALKALDGGATRDMRIIPAL
- a CDS encoding glutamate ABC transporter substrate-binding protein translates to MSAPRRTGLRRGLGATATLAVMSLLGACAVLGTDETPVPAPAASASPTAAAPGTPATCDDATTSYDPSTSDLRAGSTVARIKKRGRLVAGVSADSYLLGARDPLSGRIQGFDIDFVRAMAEEVLGDADRYQLVVITAAQRIPALESGQVDLVARNMTMTCDRWEQIAFSSEYYRAGQKVLVRLGSRATSLADLAGQRVCAPNGTSSMDNLVRLEPDAIAVGSDSHTGCLVLFQQGQVDAITGDDTVLAGLAAQDPYAVVPEQEAFTAEPYGLGMNADAVDLVRVVNARLAEMRADGEWTKIYDRWFSGPLGPAPQPPKAVYGRRP
- a CDS encoding AAA family ATPase, which codes for MSGGSQGPDAAGLRAAMESALARIAALREASDEIRTPSPAGLNPLDGLFGDAAGPVRFPGIGAGAGSLPDAPSPPATPATPATTPEPVEGQQQEPEPPAQPTKTVAELLAELDALTGLAEVKGEIHRQVAVLRVEKMRTEAGLRSATITRHLVFVGNPGTGKTTVARLVGGIYAAMGLLSRGQLVEVDRSELVAGYLGQTALKTAEVVASAAGGVLFIDEAYSLSGDQYGREAVDTLVKEMEDRRDDLVVIVAGYPDPMAEFVAQNPGLASRFRTVLDFADYSDDELVEILASMAAASDYDLLEGTTERFRALLADEPRGPTFGNARHARNVLEAAIGHQAWRLRDVDEPTLAQLREITPDDLSVGDAGPPPTDVPSEEPAG
- a CDS encoding serine/threonine-protein kinase; amino-acid sequence: MSVTTVGPPCAQPGCSGTVVDGWCDVCGSPAPAAASPSAFASTAVGPTGRCAQPGCGGTVVDGWCDVCGSPAAAPPGQPAAQASAEEEVAAAQAAQESGAVSTRTRGSSRLGSTALGSSRLAGASRATRRAGSGSQRLRAVRLGAGLTRVPPAPVVDAAHAVLTDASVPESKRFCARCGKPVGRARHDQPGRPEGFCSSCGAPYSFTPKLRAGDLVGGQYEVAGCLAHGGLGWIYLARDKNVSDRWVVLKGLLNSGDPDALAAAIAERQFLAAVEHPLIVEIYNFVTHDGAGYIVMEYVGGVSLKQILKERMRAHGGTFDPLPVDQALAYVLEVLPAFTYLHDLGLLYCDFKPDNLIQVGDAVKLIDLGGVRRADDEDSAIYGTVGYQAPEVARVGPSVASDIYTIGRTLTVLMTEFRGYQTTYVDSLPPADTTPVFAAHDSLHRLLLKACAPDPADRFSSADELRVQLLGVLREVVAAKVAGTAVTSAASVLFEAPAITGGLLEATDLPALRVDTTDPQHAWLSLVSADDPAERLAALQAAPALSPEVLLAQARAALELGRPDLVAQAVDTMLRVDPWEWRAVWVSGLSALAQGDLPAAQAAFNAVYGQVPGELAPKLALALACERGGEPAVAEGLYTTCASTDANYVAAGAFGLARLRSARGDVAGAVAALDLVPSTSRAFSDSRRLRAVALAGPGADLPQLSQALGSLEGVRLDTTERGLLIAGILERALSRVVSVPGSAPGAGAPGGPAAGTLTVGRYAATPDTLRDGLEATYRELARNEADDARSHAWVDRANAVRRWTLR